The following are from one region of the Dioscorea cayenensis subsp. rotundata cultivar TDr96_F1 unplaced genomic scaffold, TDr96_F1_v2_PseudoChromosome.rev07_lg8_w22 25.fasta BLBR01000402.1, whole genome shotgun sequence genome:
- the LOC120254269 gene encoding growth-regulating factor 4-like isoform X1: MNMDMDSSSQQWGSQQEPDQHQNQAKVSKLQLMTDEQEIHASALPLFAATPINHTRTTSTPTLTPFPPDSSHTSRFSWGAGGGMVGLFSLAQWQELELQALIYKYMLAGAPVPLDLILPIRKSLLSAHPYYHHHQLQYQHFPTPAMLQSGYWGRCVIDPEPGRCRRTDGKKWRCSREVVPSHKYCERHVHRGRNRSRKHVEVLAPTPTTTTKDDDGDDNNNNNNNHFVPHHHHHHHQTSRGTEDDGRQSYCTNYPDQNEGHVLRKFFNERPRSQGQQESISSASGGGGGGGSQQTLLSISIPGDVSLKLSTGSSKDNGDGGGGAHHNAQQSPANLNVNVNANANINRNWSEWGHGNENENNGETASGGPLAEALLRSSTSTASPTSVLQKPCGISASETSSISISS, from the exons ATGAACATGGACATGGACTCCTCCTCCCAGCAATGGGGAAGCCAACAGGAGCCAGATCAGCACCAGAACCAGGCAAAAGTCTCAAAGCTTCAACTGATGACAGATGAACAAGAGATCCATGCCTCTGCTCTTCCATTATTTGCAGCCACTCCTATAAACCACACCAGAACAACAAGCACCCCCACCCTGACCCCATTTCCACCTGATTCATCCCATACTAGTAGATTCTCCT GGGGGGCAGGAGGAGGGATGGTAGGTTTATTCAGTTTGGCACAATGGCAGGAGCTGGAGTTACAGGCCTTGATCTACAAATACATGCTGGCCGGGGCTCCAGTGCCTTTGGACCTCATTCTCCCCATCAGAAAAAGCCTTCTCTCTGCACACCCTTACTATCACCACCACCAACTTCAATACCAGCACTTCCCTACACCTGCTA TGCTACAGAGCGGGTATTGGGGGAGGTGTGTGATAGACCCTGAACCAGGAAGATGTCGAAGAACTGACGGCAAGAAGTGGAGGTGCTCAAGGGAAGTGGTACCGAGCCATAAGTACTGTGAGCGCCACGTTCACCGCGGCCGAAACCGTTCAAGAAAGCATGTGGAAGTCCTCGCACCCACACCAACTACTACTACCAAAGACGACGACGGcgacgacaacaacaacaacaacaacaaccattttGTTCcgcatcatcatcaccatcaccaccaaacCAG CAGAGGAACAGAAGATGATGGTAGGCAGAGCTACTGCACTAACTATCCAGACCAGAACGAGGGCCATGTTTTGAGGAAGTTCTTCAATGAGAGACCAAGATCACAAGGACAGCAGGAGAGCATCTCCAGtgctagtggtggtggtggtggtggtggtagcCAACAGACCCTTCTCTCCATCTCCATTCCTGGGGATGTGTCTTTGAAACTATCAACAGGCTCAAGCAAAGACAACGgagatggtggtggtggagcGCATCATAATGCCCAGCAATCTCCAGCTAATCTTAATGTTAATGTTAATGCTAATGCTAATATTAATAGAAATTGGTCTGAGTGGGGACATGgtaatgagaatgaaaataatggagaaaCGGCAAGTGGGGGCCCGCTTGCAGAGGCACTTCTCCGTTCGTCAACTTCCACAGCATCACCGACTAGCGTGTTGCAAAAGCCCTGTGGGATCTCCGCATCTGAAACCAGTAGTATCAGTATCTCAAGTTGA
- the LOC120254269 gene encoding growth-regulating factor 4-like isoform X2, translating into MNMDMDSSSQQWGSQQEPDQHQNQAKVSKLQLMTDEQEIHASALPLFAATPINHTRTTSTPTLTPFPPDSSHTSRFSWGAGGGMVGLFSLAQWQELELQALIYKYMLAGAPVPLDLILPIRKSLLSAHPYYHHHQLQYQHFPTPAMLQSGYWGRCVIDPEPGRCRRTDGKKWRCSREVVPSHKYCERHVHRGRNRSRKHVEVLAPTPTTTTKDDDGDDNNNNNNNHFVPHHHHHHHQTRGTEDDGRQSYCTNYPDQNEGHVLRKFFNERPRSQGQQESISSASGGGGGGGSQQTLLSISIPGDVSLKLSTGSSKDNGDGGGGAHHNAQQSPANLNVNVNANANINRNWSEWGHGNENENNGETASGGPLAEALLRSSTSTASPTSVLQKPCGISASETSSISISS; encoded by the exons ATGAACATGGACATGGACTCCTCCTCCCAGCAATGGGGAAGCCAACAGGAGCCAGATCAGCACCAGAACCAGGCAAAAGTCTCAAAGCTTCAACTGATGACAGATGAACAAGAGATCCATGCCTCTGCTCTTCCATTATTTGCAGCCACTCCTATAAACCACACCAGAACAACAAGCACCCCCACCCTGACCCCATTTCCACCTGATTCATCCCATACTAGTAGATTCTCCT GGGGGGCAGGAGGAGGGATGGTAGGTTTATTCAGTTTGGCACAATGGCAGGAGCTGGAGTTACAGGCCTTGATCTACAAATACATGCTGGCCGGGGCTCCAGTGCCTTTGGACCTCATTCTCCCCATCAGAAAAAGCCTTCTCTCTGCACACCCTTACTATCACCACCACCAACTTCAATACCAGCACTTCCCTACACCTGCTA TGCTACAGAGCGGGTATTGGGGGAGGTGTGTGATAGACCCTGAACCAGGAAGATGTCGAAGAACTGACGGCAAGAAGTGGAGGTGCTCAAGGGAAGTGGTACCGAGCCATAAGTACTGTGAGCGCCACGTTCACCGCGGCCGAAACCGTTCAAGAAAGCATGTGGAAGTCCTCGCACCCACACCAACTACTACTACCAAAGACGACGACGGcgacgacaacaacaacaacaacaacaaccattttGTTCcgcatcatcatcaccatcaccaccaaacCAG AGGAACAGAAGATGATGGTAGGCAGAGCTACTGCACTAACTATCCAGACCAGAACGAGGGCCATGTTTTGAGGAAGTTCTTCAATGAGAGACCAAGATCACAAGGACAGCAGGAGAGCATCTCCAGtgctagtggtggtggtggtggtggtggtagcCAACAGACCCTTCTCTCCATCTCCATTCCTGGGGATGTGTCTTTGAAACTATCAACAGGCTCAAGCAAAGACAACGgagatggtggtggtggagcGCATCATAATGCCCAGCAATCTCCAGCTAATCTTAATGTTAATGTTAATGCTAATGCTAATATTAATAGAAATTGGTCTGAGTGGGGACATGgtaatgagaatgaaaataatggagaaaCGGCAAGTGGGGGCCCGCTTGCAGAGGCACTTCTCCGTTCGTCAACTTCCACAGCATCACCGACTAGCGTGTTGCAAAAGCCCTGTGGGATCTCCGCATCTGAAACCAGTAGTATCAGTATCTCAAGTTGA